The following proteins come from a genomic window of Carassius auratus strain Wakin chromosome 18, ASM336829v1, whole genome shotgun sequence:
- the LOC113118426 gene encoding neuritin-like protein isoform X2, translating to MLVPSPCSAAATKKCGSIYKGFAQCLLALGDSLSVSSQKDEDTQEIDSICKSWDDFHDCANVAMAGCPEEAAVVWESLRQESKKMQFSGNLYEMCSSRSQSAAASDSQSPDETNQESLKGCASHTSLTFLTFCLSVLLLFPWI from the exons A TGCTTGTTCCCAGCCCATGCTCTGCTGCAGCCACAAAGAAGTGCGGCTCCATCTATAAAGGGTTTGCCCAGTGTCTGCTTGCCCTAGGAGACAGTCTGTCTGTCAGCTCCCAAAAAGACGAGGATACGCAGGAGATCGACTCTATTTGCAA ATCCTGGGATGATTTTCATGACTGTGCAAATGTGGCCATGGCCGGCTGCCCTGAGGAGGCTGCTGTGGTGTGGGAGTCTCTGAGACAAGAGTCCAAAAAGATGCAGTTTTCTGGAAACCTGTATGAGATGTGCTCCAGTCGTAGCCAATCAGCAGCTGCCTCGGATTCCCAAAGCCCCGATGAGACCAATCAGGAGTCGTTAAAGGGATGCGCTAGTCATACAAGCCTGACCTTTCTGACCTTCTGTTTGTCTGTGCTACTACTGTTTCCATGGATATAA